One region of Leptidea sinapis chromosome 10, ilLepSina1.1, whole genome shotgun sequence genomic DNA includes:
- the LOC126966640 gene encoding mitochondrial import receptor subunit TOM40 homolog 1-like produces MDKPDYIIKQYKPSLLELLRVLSFETIYAKSNPCSEKNSPRSPPTCKESPDTYGDTKNCECGTRDGSKTGDRGKTGAGVTGSRARQDCHRQKDPDELPTSAANPGLLRHIHNAARYRLPQCFEGACVSVKQRSTNNWILGHSMLFSSVSPGGYKMLISYLDKEKPSSMPYFVMEAAPGGQMSCETRVGPSQGTRATVVAQIAEGELYSFEGILDAYFNSFTTSVIAVNREFIALHYLQAITDRFSLGAEIVARGNTAELSSASGAGRWTTDEHTVSATLGNRGLDVCYARVVKPFLTVAAMLEVGFSIRQAVATLA; encoded by the exons ATGGACAAACCGGACTATATCATAAAACAATACAAACCATCACTCTTAGAATTACTAAGAGTTCTCTCATTTGAAACTATCTACGCAAAATCGAATCCATGCTCCGAAAAGAATTCTCCACGCAGCCCCCCCACATGCAAAGAATCTCCAGATACATATGGAGACACTAAAAATTGTGAATGTGGTACAAGAGATGGATCCAAAACGGGTGATCGAGGAAAAACGGGGGCTGGAGTTACAGGTTCCAGAGCTAGGCAAGATTGCCACAGACAAAAAGATCCCGACGAATTGCCTACAAGCGCTGCTAATCCTGGGCTGTTGCGACACATTCATAACGCTGCTCGCTACAGATTACCACAGTGTTTCGAGGGGGCTTGTGTTTCTGTTAAGCAAAGATCAACCAATAATTGGATCTTAGGCCACTCGATGTTATTCAGCTCCGTTTCACCAGGTGGCTATAAGATGTTGATATCCTATTTAGACAAGGAGAAGCCATCCAGTATGCCGTACTTTGTAATGGAGGCAGCACCAGGTGGACAAATGAGTTGTGAGACGAGAGTCGGACCATCGCAGGGCACTCGAGCAACTGTTGTTGCTCAAATAGCTGAAGGAGAGCTCTATAGTTTCGAGGGCATATTGGAtgcatattttaatagtttcacAACTTCTGTTATTGCAGTAAATCGAGAATTCATAGCTCTTCATTATCTTcag GCCATCACTGACCGGTTTTCGTTGGGAGCAGAGATAGTGGCCCGAGGTAATACTGCAGAGCTGAGTTCTGCTTCAGGAGCCGGTCGATGGACTACGGATGAGCATACCGTGAGCGCTACGCTTGGAAACCGAGGACTGGATGTTTGCTACGCGAGAGTGGTTAAGCCTTTCTTGACAGTTGCTGCGATGTTGGAG GTCGGTTTTTCGATACGCCAAGCGGTTGCTACGCTCGCGTAG